The Candidatus Reconcilbacillus cellulovorans sequence GCGCTCTGGATGCTCATTTTGCTGTCGGTCTGGCAATTCGGTTCATCAATGCTTATCTTTTTAGCTGGTCTTAAAAATATTCCCTCTATTTACTATGAAGCCGCCCAGGTGGACGGCGCCGGACCGGTGCAGCGGTTCGTCCGCATCACGCTTCCGCTGCTCAGCCCGATCGTCCTGTTCAACCTCATCATGCAGACGATCGCGGCGTTCATGACGTTCGTGCCGGCGTACATCATCACGAAAGGAGAAGGTTCGCCGCTGGACGGAACGCTGCTGTATTCGCTTTATCTATTCCGCCAGGCGTTCGTGTTTTCGCACATGGGCTACGCGTCCGCCATGGCGTGGGTCATGCTGGTCGTCGTCGGGGCTTTGACGGCGCTGCTTTTCGTCACTTCGCGCTATTGGGTCCATTATGAGGCGAAGGGAGGCGGCAGAGCATGAACGCGCGTTGGCGCAAGGCCGCCTATCATCTGGTCGTGGCCGGACTCGCTTTTTTGATGATTTACCCGGTGCTTTGGCTGGTCATGAGTTCGTTTAAGCCGAGCCCGCTGATTTTCGTGACCGCGCATTCGCTGATTCCGAATCCGTGGATTTGGGACAATTACGTGGAAGGATGGAAAGGCATCGGCGGACGGCCTTTTTACGAATTTATCCGCAATTCGGCCGTGCTCGTCGTTCTTTCGACGATCGGGGCCGTGCTGTCTTCGGCGGTCGTCGCGTTCGGTTTCGCCCGTCTGTCGTTTTTCGGCAGATCGTTTTGGTTTACGATTATGATGCTGACGATGATGCTGCCGCACGACGTCGTCATGGTGCCGCAGTACGTGCTGTTCGCCGAACTCGGTTGGCTGAACTCGTTCAAACCGATCGTCGTGCCGCAATATTTCGGCGTGCCGTTTTTCATTTTTCTGATCATGCAATTTATCCGGACGATCCCGACGGAGCTGGACGAAGCGGCGACGATCGACGGTTGCGGCAAATTCCGGCTGTTCGCCCGCGTCATCGCGCCGCTGATCGCGCCGGCGATGGCGAGCGCCGCGATTTTCTCCTTCTACTGGCGGTGGGAAGATTTGATCGGACCGGTGCTCTATTTGAATAAGCCGGCGCTCTATACGGTGTCGATCGCGCTCAAACTGTTTCTCG is a genomic window containing:
- a CDS encoding ABC transporter permease gives rise to the protein MNARWRKAAYHLVVAGLAFLMIYPVLWLVMSSFKPSPLIFVTAHSLIPNPWIWDNYVEGWKGIGGRPFYEFIRNSAVLVVLSTIGAVLSSAVVAFGFARLSFFGRSFWFTIMMLTMMLPHDVVMVPQYVLFAELGWLNSFKPIVVPQYFGVPFFIFLIMQFIRTIPTELDEAATIDGCGKFRLFARVIAPLIAPAMASAAIFSFYWRWEDLIGPVLYLNKPALYTVSIALKLFLDAESVSNWGAMFAMSVVSLVPVLVVFFAFQRYIVEGISMTGLKG